A stretch of DNA from Granulicella pectinivorans:
TGACGTTGATGCACCCGACACGCTCACCAGGTATGCCGAGGGCCAGCGTTTTGTCGGGGCCTACGTTCTCACCACCGTGAACGATCCTGGAGCCCCGATGGACAACAAGGACGTTCCCATTTACCTGACGGTGCTGAGCCCCTACCGTGCCGGCCTGCCGTACGACTTCGACCAGGTCCGGCTCTTTACCTGGTCGACCAAGATGCATCGCTACGAGACCGGCTTCCGCGAGAAGAACATCGAAGGCTACCTGCCGGTGAAGATCGGCAGGATGAAGGATGCGAACGGCAAGTCGGTAATGGCCCAGACCGAGCTGCCGAGCTTCACCTATCGGGTGCTGGCAGCAGACTCTGCACCCGCCGTCCCCGATCCTGTGACGGGTTTGGTGACACCAGGCAAGCTAATCTCGAAGACATGGCGACTGGAGGGCAATTCGGTCCACCGCATCCTCGACCCCGGGCAGGATCCAAAGCAGGAACAGGCGCATCCGGAGCCTCCGCCGGAGAAAAACAAGAAGGGCAAGAAGAAGAAATGAGCCTCCTCTTCGGCTCATGCTTCCTGGGCTCCTGATACTTCCCTGGAAGCATGACGAACCGGCAGTGATCTAGCGGAAAAACTCCGCAATCGCGCCGACAACGATCTCCTGCTCGTCGCTCCGCAACTCCGGATACATCGGCAGAGCGAGGACTTCTTCCGCCGCACGCTCCGACTCGGGAAAGTCTCCCGTTTTGTAGCCGAGGTCGACCAGCGAGACCTGCTGATGAAGCGACAAGGGGTAGTAGACCTCCGTGCCGATCTTCCGCTCGGCCAAGAAAGCACGGAGGGCATCCCGTTTCGGAGCCCGGATCACGTACTGGTGGTACACGTGCGTGCCGCGAGAGTCCTCGAACGGGAGGACGATTCCCTTTCCCGTCAAACCGGCCGCTGCGAACATCTCCGCGTAGCCCGCGGCCAGGGCCCGCCGCTTGCGGTTGCCTTCCGGCAGGTACTTCAGCTTCACCTCGAGAACGGCAGCCTGAATAGTGTCGAGACGGGAGTTCCAGCCGACCTCATCGTGATAGTAACGGCGCTTCATGCCATGGGCGCGAAGGCTGCGCACGCGCTCGTCGATGGATTCGGATGAGGTCGTCACGAGGCCCGCATCGCCAACCGCCGCGAGATTCTTGGTGGGATAGAACGAAAATGCAGCCGAGGCCCCGAGAGCACCAGCCTTCACACCACGCCATTCCGCGCCAAAGGCCTGGGCGGCGTCTTCGACCAGCGTCACGCCAAATTCCTCGCGCAACGTGGAGAAGGCATCCCAGTCTGCGCACTGGCCATAGAGATGCACCGGCAGAACAGCCTTGATCGTCTCCCCGCCACGCAACAGTTCGCCCACAGTCTGTGGAGACAGGTTGAACGTCTGCGGGTCGATGTCAGCCAGAACCGGGCGGGCACCACAGCGGAGGATGGAGCTGACCGTAGCGAAAAAACTGAACGGGCTGGTCACGACCGCGTCTCCGGGGCCGACCCCGGCGGCGGCCATGGCCAGCCACAACGCATCCGTGCCGCTGGCGCATCCAATGGCGTGGGGAACGCCGCAGGACAGGGCGGCGGAGCGCTCAAACGACTCTACTTCGGGACCGAGGATGAAGCGTTGGGAGGTCAAGACTGTCTCGACCGCGGCCAAAACCTCCTCGCGAATGGTCGCGAACTGGCGGCTGAAATCGAGCATCGGAACGGGGGTAACTTTTGCGGGCGTCACTCCGTCCATCCTACAACGCCCCTCTCGGCTTGAAATTCCGCGTGGATGGTCGTATCGTTGGTTGGCTTGTATCTGAGAGACGCCTGTCGATACGAGGCGCGGTGGAACCGGTAGCTCCCCGGCCGGTTCCTTGACCTTTTTTGTCGCACTTTCACAACTGAACAACTTGATTCGAAGGAGCTCTAAACCTATGGATTCAAAGCCAGCACAGAATATCCAGGACACCTTTCTCAACACGGTCCGCAAAGACAAGAGCCCCATCACCATCTACCTGGTCAGTGGCGTGAAGCTCACCGGCAAGATCCGGTCCTTCGACAAATACTCCGTGCTGCTTGAAAACAACAGCCAGGAGCAACTGATCTTCAAACACGCCATCTCCACGGTGGTCAGTGGCCGTTCCGCCAGCCACGGCGAAGGCAAGTCCGAACCGCGGCACAGCTCCATCAGCCATGCTCCTGCTCCCGTGCATGTGCATGAGCCGGTCTCCGCTGCCACCGATCATTGATACGGCGCACCACAATGAATCCTCCTTCCAGCAAGGCATCGGCATGCTCCCCGCCGATGCCTTCGCGTCTTTACCCTCTAGAAGGCCTCTTTGCGTAAAAAGAAATCTCCGCAGCACGAAGAAGAACAGACCAAGCGTCCACAGCGGCGCTCACTCGTCGAAGCCGCCGAAGCCCAGGAAGCCGCCATTGCGGCCCGCGAACGCCGTTCGCTCACCGAACATCAGCAGTCCGAGCTCGCCGTGCTGGTCGCGGTGGAGTTCACGGCCGACCAGAAGCGCAAGAAGCTTACTACCGCTGCGCGACTCGCCCGCGACACCGCTGCCCTGCTGGCCGGCGAGGACCCTGCCGCCGAAAACATCCATGACCTCGACTTCGACGCCTCGCGCGCCGAGTTCGAGGAGCTTGCCCGCTCCGCCGGGGCGACCATCGCGACCACCATCGTGCAGCGCCGCCAGAAGCCCGATCCCGGCTCCCTGGTGGGCCAGGGCAAGCTGGACGAGATCGTTGAGATCGTGACCTCCACGGGGGCGTCGCTTGTCCTCTTCGACCACGACCTCACGCCGTCGCAGCTCCGTAATATCGAAGCGCGCATGCCCTGCCACGTCATCGACCGGTCGCAGCTCATCCTGGACATCTTCGCCCGGCACGCCAGGACGCGTGAGGGCCAATTGCAGGTCGAGCTCGCCCAGCTCGAATACCAGCTTCCCCGCCTCTCCGGACGCGGTCGCGCCATGAGCCAGACCGGCGGCGGTATCGGCACCCGCGGACCGGGCGAAACCCAGCTCGAGACCGACCGCCGCAAGATCAACATCCGCATCGATCGCATCAAGGAGCAGCTCGAGGCGGTCCGGCGGATTCGCCGTCAGCAGAGGCAGCGGCGCGAGGCGGTCCCAGTACCGGTAGTTGCCCTGGTGGGTTACACCAACGCCGGTAAGTCCACGCTGTTCAATGCGTTGACCGAGGCGGGCGTGCTGGAATCGGCGCGGATGTTCGCCACGCTCGACCCAAAGCTGCGTCAGCTTACGCTTCCCTCGCGACGGAAGATCCTGCTTTCGGACACGGTCGGATTTATCCGCAATCTGCCACACCAGCTCGTCACCAGCTTCCGGGCCACGCTTGAGGAGGTAGAGCGGGCGGAGATTCTGTTGCATATCCAGGATGCCTCGTCCGAGATGCGCGATGAGCAGAAGGCACAGGTGGAGAAGGTCCTCGCCGAGCTGGAGGTCAAAGGAAAGACGGTTCTGCAGGTGCTGAACAAGATCGACCTCGTCGGTCCGCGCGAACGTGAAAATCTGTCGAATATCCCCGGCGACATCCTTGTCTCCGGGCTTGCGAAGGTGGGTCTTCCGGCATTGATTGCCGCCATCGACGACGCGCTGGTGGTGGACCCCCTGATCCAGTCGCGCCTCCGGCTTCCGCAGTCCGAAGGCGCGATTCTGGCGTCGCTCGAGGCAGGGGCCGTGATTGAAACGAAGCGTTTTGAGGGAAATCTGGTCTTCCTGGAGGTGCGCGGGCCGGCTTCCCTGCTCAATCGCTACCGCCGTTTTCGGGAGCGTTCCGGGCGAGAAACGGAAGTCGTTGCGTGATCGGGGGCACCCGGTGCGTTTATCGAGCAACCTGCGCGAATAGCGGAATCATGTTGTTTGACACTCCCCCAACCCCTTTGCTAAAAATAGTAGGTACCGCGACCTAAACACCCCTGCCGGACCGGCCCACATGGCGATCTCGCGCACCGGATTCAGCCACACCCAACGCGTAGTCTGCAACAAGACGGTTCAAGACCGACCGGCGATACCCAAACAATGGATCAGATTCTCAATCAACTCGGTGATCTTGTGCTCGGCTCCGTGCCGACCATGATCTTGTTCATCCTCCTCGTCATCGCGTACGGCCTTCTCGTGCGCCGGCCCTTGGACAAGGTCCTGGCCGAGCGCCGCGCCCGCACCTCGGGTGCTATCGAGCAGGCCAAGGGAGCCATCTCCGCTGCGGAAGCCGAGACCAAGGTTTACGAAGACAAGCTGCGCGCTGCCCGCTCGGAGATCTTCTCCGCGCGCGAAGCCAAGCTGAAGCAGTGGAATGCCGAGCGCGATGCCGCCCTCGAAGAGGCTCGTACCGCCACGCAGCAGCGCGTTGCCGCAGCCCGCGCCGAGATCGAGCGCACGGCTGCCACCGCCCGCCAGCAGATCGAAGCCCTCTCCGAAGCCCTGAGCGAACAGGTGATGCGCGCCGTTCTTCCCGCGGGCATCTCCACGGAGGCCACCCAGTAATGCGCCTCTCCTTTGCAATCAAGAATTCCCTCCGCATCGCCTTCGTCGCGGCTCTTTTCTTCGGCACACTCCCCTTCGCACACGCGATGCAGGAAGCTCCCGAGCACGTCACCGCTTCGGGCGCGAAGTCCACTCCCGAGGCCGCCGGCCCCGAGCAGAAGAAGGAAGCCGAGGACGAGAACGACGCGTACCTGAAGTCGCCTTCGGTGCAGAAGTTCGGCAAGCTGTTCGGTCTCAACGCCGAGCAGGCGGCAACCACCTTCACGGTCGTGAACTTCGTGGTGCTCGCAGGTCTGGTTGGCCTCTTCCTGGTGAAGACGCTGCCGAAGACCTTCCGGGATCGCAACTCCGCCATCCAGAAGCACCTCGTCGACGCCCGCACGGCCACCGAAGAGGCCTCCGCCCGTCTGAACAGTGTGGAAGAGCGCCTGTCGAAACTGGATGCTCAGATCTCCGCGATGAAGACTCAGTCCGAGGCCGATTCGGTCAAGGATGAGGCGCGCATCAAGGCTTCGGTTGAGGATGAGAAGGCCAAGATCCTCGCCGCCGCCGAACAGGAGATCTCCGCCGCCACGATTCATGCGCAGCGTCAGATTCAGAAGTACGCCGCCGAGCTTGCCATCGAGCAGGCCGCGCGCAAGCTCACGATCTCGGCCGAGACGGACCGTCTTCTGGTGCAGAACTTTGCCCGCAACCTCGGCGCGGATGAGTCGAAGGAAGGGCAGAACTAATGTCGACCGTCTCCCTTCGCTACGCCCACGCTTTTGGCGATGTCGCCAGGTCAGCCCATCTCGACGCCCAGCTTGCCAAGCAGCAGTTGGAAGACTTCTCCGGTACGCTGCTCGGAAGCCCTGAGTTGCATGAGTTCCTTGGCAATCCGTCGATTGCGGCACCGGAGAAGCTCAAGATCGTCGATGCCGTCACGAGCAAGATCGGTGTCTATCCGCAGGTTCGCAACTTCATTGCGGTCATCATGACGCATGAGCGCTTGCACGATCTGCCGGAGATCATCGCGGAGTTCGCAGCATTCGCCGACGAGGCCGCTTCGATCACCGACGCTGAAGTCACTACGGCCCGCCCCTTGAACGATGCCGACCGCGTCGAGCTCGAGGCACGCATCAGTGCGCTGGCCGGCGGGGCGATTCGCACCGCGTACCATCAGGATTCCACCCTGCTCGGCGGAGTTGTCGTCCGTATCGGATCCACCGTGTATGACGGATCCGTCAGGGCGCAGTTGCAGCAGTTGAAGACAAAGCTGATCAACGCATAACCCAAGTTTCGTACGAAGAAAACGAGTAAAAGAGAAGATATGGCACAGATCAAGGCAGATGAGATAACCGAGCTGCTTCGTCAGCAGATCGAAAGCTACGAACAGAAGATTCAGGTCGACGAAGTCGGCACCGTCATTTCTCTGGGCGACGGTATCGCTCGCGTACACGGTCTCGACAAGGTCATGGCCGGCGAACTCATCGAGTTCCCCCACGGCGTTGCGGGTCTCGCCATGAACCTCGACGAGGACCAGGTCGGTGCCGTGCTTCTGGGCGACTACACCGAGCTCTCCGAAGGCGATCAGGTCAAGCGTACGGGCAAGATTATGTCCGTGCCGGTTGGCAAGGCGATGATCGGCCGCGTCGTGAACGCGCTCGGCGCGCCCATCGACGACAAGGGCCCCATCGAGACGACCGAGTTCCTTCCCGTTGAGCGTCTCGCTCCCGGCGTGATCGATCGTCAGGGCGTCACCGAGCCCATGGCCACCGGCATCAAGGCCATCGACATGATGATTCCGATCGGCCGCGGCCAGCGTGAGCTCATCATCGGCGATCGCCAGACCGGCAAGACCGCCATCCTGCTCGACACCATCATCAATTCCGCGAAGAACAACCTGATCTGCATCTACTGCGCCATCGGCCAGAAGCGCTCGTCGGTTGCCCAGGTGGTGCAGACGCTCGAAGAGAACGGCGCGATGGCGTACACCATCGTCGTGGCCGCGACTGCCTCCGAGCCCGCTCCGATGCAGTATCTGGCACCATTTGCCGCAACCGCCATCGGCGAGTACTTCCGCGACAACGGCATGCACGCGCTGGTGATGTACGACGATCTTTCCAAGCACGCCGCTTCGTACCGCGAGATTTCTCTGCTCCTCCGCCGTCCGCCAGGGCGCGAAGCATACCCCGGAGACGTGTTCTACCTGCATTCCCGACTTCTGGAGCGCAGCTCCAAGCTTTCCGATAAGCTCGGCGGCGGTTCGCTCACTGCCCTGCCCGTCATCGAGACGCAGGCCGGCGACGTTTCGGCTTATATTCCGACCAACGTGATCTCGATCACCGACGGACAGATCTTCCTCGAGACCGATCTCTTCAACTCGGGTATCCGTCCCGCCGTCAACGTCGGTCTTTCCGTATCGCGCGTCGGTTTCGCCGCTGCCTACAAGTCCACCAAACAGGTCGGTGCGACGATGAAGCTCGATCTCGCGCAGTATCGCGAGCTCGCCGCCTTCTCGCAGTTCGGCTCGGATCTCGACAAGGTAACGCTGCAGCAGCTCAACCGCGGCCAGCGCCTCACCGAACTTCTGAAGCAGCCCCAGTACCAGCCGCTCCCTGCCGAAAAGCAGACGGCAATCCTGTTCGCCGGCGTCAATGGCCTGCTCGACGATGTTGAGGTCAAGGACCTTCGCGCCTTCGAGGATGGCTTTTTCCCCTGGATCGAGAGCGCACAGCCCGCGATTCTGGAAGAGATCAAGACGAAGAAGGAGTTCGATAAGCCCGGCGTGCTCAAGGGCAAATTGACCGACGCGATCAAGGAGTACAAGGCGAATTTCCTCGCAGGTCTCAAGGATAAGGCGGTCGCGAAGTAATCCATGGCAAACGTCCTCGATCTACGTCGCCGCATCCGCAGTGTGAAGAACACGCGGCAGATCACCAAGGCCATGAAGATGGTCTCGGCGGCCAAGCTGCGCCGCGCACAGGAGCGTGCCATGCAGGCACGACCCTACGCGCAGATGCTCACGAACGTGCTTGAGTCGCTGGTCCGCCGTACCGACCTGTACAACGCCCAGACGGGCGAGATCGTTCACCCGCTCCTGGCCGAGCGTGAAGAGAAAAACGTCCTGCTGCTCGTCATCGCTGGTGACAAGGGCTTCGCGGGCGGCTTCAACTCGAACATCGGCAAGGCCGCGCAGAAGTTCTTCCTGGAGCGTACCGCTGCGGGACAGAACGTCGACCTCGAGCCCATCGGCAAGAAGGCTGTCGGCTTTTACAAGAAGCGCTTCCCTGCCGCCAACTACGAGAAGACGGAAGAGCACTACGACAACGAGCTCTCCACGCACTACGAGACGATCCGTCATCGTGTGGAGCAGATCGAAGTCACCGGTGAACACCTCGACCTTCTTGGCAAGACCGAGTTCGATGTCGTCACGAAGCTCGCTCACTCGATCATCGAGCGCTATGAGCGGACCGAGATCGACGCCGTCTACCTGGTCTATAACGAGTTCAAATCGGTCATCCAGCAGCGCGTCGTCGTCGAGAAGCTTCTGCCGATCCGCAAGCTGGGGTCGCATGAGATCACCGCCGCTGAGAATATGAGCGAGGAGCAGCGCGACGCGGCGGCAAAGTCCGCAGCCTCTGAAGGCATCAGCGTCAACGAGCCTGAAGAGTCGGTGATGGAGAAGGAAGCGAAGAAGTTCGGCAACGCCGACGTCGATTACATCTTCGACCAGTCGCCGGAGCAGCTCTTCAAGCACCTCATGCCTCGCTACGTGGCCACGCAGATCTTCCACGCCCTCCTGGAGAGCGTGGCAGCCGAGCACGCCGCCCGCATGACCGCAACCGACGCCGCCACCAAGAACGCCGGCGACCTCATCGATTCCCTGTCGCTCACCATGAACCGCGTGCGCCAGGCAGCAATCACCAAGGAAATCATCGAAATCGTAAGTGGCGCAGCAGCGCTATAACGCGAAGGCTGTAAGCGAAAGAGACTATGGCAGAAAACATCGGAAAAGTAATCAGCATCAGCGGCCCGGCCGTTGACGTCCAGTTCGAAGAGTCGCACATGCCGCCGATCTTCCAGGCGCTGCGCATCGTCAGCGACGGATTTACCGTCCCCCAGCCGCTCTCGGTCATCGTGGAGGTGCAGCAGCACCTCGGTGAAGGCCGTGTGCGCTGCATCGCCATGGTGGCGACCGAAGGTATGGTTCGCGGCATGAAGGCGATCGACACCGGCGCCGGCATCTCGGTGCCTGTTGGCCGTGAGACCCTGGGCCGCGTGCTCAACGTTCTCGGCGAGCCCGTCGACGAGCTTGGACCGGTTAACGCCAAGAAACACATGCCGATTCACCGTCAGGCGCCCGCGTTCGACGAGCAGTCGACCTCGGAAGAGATGTTCGAGACCGGCATCAAGGTCATCGATCTCATCCAGCCCTTCCTCAAAGGCGGCAAGATCGGCCTGTTCGGTGGCGCCGGCGTCGGCAAGACCGTCGTCATTCAGGAGCTCATCAACAACGTCGCGCAGCAGCACGGTGGTTTCTCCGTGTTCGCCGGCGTCGGAGAGCGTACCCGTGAGGGCAACGATCTCTGGCATGAGTTCCAGGAGTCGGGCGTTATCGATATCAACGACTTCACGAAGTCCAAGGCCGCGCTGATCTACGGTCAGATGACCGAGCCCCCAGGGGCGCGTCTGCGCGTGGCGCTCACCGGCCTGACGGTCGCCGAGCACTTCCGCGACGAAGAAGGCGCCGACACCCTGCTCTTCATCGACAACATCTTCCGCTTCACCCAGGCCGGTTCCGAGGTCTCCACGCTGCTCGGCCGTATGCCGTCCGCCGTGGGCTACCAGCCGAACCTCGCCACCGAAATGGGCGAACTGCAGGAGCGCATCACGTCGACCAAGAAGGGTTCGATCACCTCGGTGCAGGCCGTTTACGTGCCCGCCGACGATCTTACCGATCCCGCGCCGGCCACAACCTTTGCCCACCTGGACGCAACGACCGTGCTTTCGCGTCCCCTGTCTGAGCTTGGTATTTATCCGGCCGTCGATCCCCTTGCCTCTACCTCGCGCATTCTGTCCCCGCGCGTTGTCGGCCAGGAGCACTACGATGTGGCGCAGGGCGTCAAGCGCATCCTTCAGCGGTACAAGGATCTGCAGGACATCATCGCCATCC
This window harbors:
- a CDS encoding ATP synthase F0 subunit B gives rise to the protein MRLSFAIKNSLRIAFVAALFFGTLPFAHAMQEAPEHVTASGAKSTPEAAGPEQKKEAEDENDAYLKSPSVQKFGKLFGLNAEQAATTFTVVNFVVLAGLVGLFLVKTLPKTFRDRNSAIQKHLVDARTATEEASARLNSVEERLSKLDAQISAMKTQSEADSVKDEARIKASVEDEKAKILAAAEQEISAATIHAQRQIQKYAAELAIEQAARKLTISAETDRLLVQNFARNLGADESKEGQN
- the atpH gene encoding ATP synthase F1 subunit delta — translated: MSTVSLRYAHAFGDVARSAHLDAQLAKQQLEDFSGTLLGSPELHEFLGNPSIAAPEKLKIVDAVTSKIGVYPQVRNFIAVIMTHERLHDLPEIIAEFAAFADEAASITDAEVTTARPLNDADRVELEARISALAGGAIRTAYHQDSTLLGGVVVRIGSTVYDGSVRAQLQQLKTKLINA
- a CDS encoding F0F1 ATP synthase subunit gamma — translated: MANVLDLRRRIRSVKNTRQITKAMKMVSAAKLRRAQERAMQARPYAQMLTNVLESLVRRTDLYNAQTGEIVHPLLAEREEKNVLLLVIAGDKGFAGGFNSNIGKAAQKFFLERTAAGQNVDLEPIGKKAVGFYKKRFPAANYEKTEEHYDNELSTHYETIRHRVEQIEVTGEHLDLLGKTEFDVVTKLAHSIIERYERTEIDAVYLVYNEFKSVIQQRVVVEKLLPIRKLGSHEITAAENMSEEQRDAAAKSAASEGISVNEPEESVMEKEAKKFGNADVDYIFDQSPEQLFKHLMPRYVATQIFHALLESVAAEHAARMTATDAATKNAGDLIDSLSLTMNRVRQAAITKEIIEIVSGAAAL
- the hfq gene encoding RNA chaperone Hfq, with amino-acid sequence MDSKPAQNIQDTFLNTVRKDKSPITIYLVSGVKLTGKIRSFDKYSVLLENNSQEQLIFKHAISTVVSGRSASHGEGKSEPRHSSISHAPAPVHVHEPVSAATDH
- a CDS encoding DegT/DnrJ/EryC1/StrS family aminotransferase, coding for MTPAKVTPVPMLDFSRQFATIREEVLAAVETVLTSQRFILGPEVESFERSAALSCGVPHAIGCASGTDALWLAMAAAGVGPGDAVVTSPFSFFATVSSILRCGARPVLADIDPQTFNLSPQTVGELLRGGETIKAVLPVHLYGQCADWDAFSTLREEFGVTLVEDAAQAFGAEWRGVKAGALGASAAFSFYPTKNLAAVGDAGLVTTSSESIDERVRSLRAHGMKRRYYHDEVGWNSRLDTIQAAVLEVKLKYLPEGNRKRRALAAGYAEMFAAAGLTGKGIVLPFEDSRGTHVYHQYVIRAPKRDALRAFLAERKIGTEVYYPLSLHQQVSLVDLGYKTGDFPESERAAEEVLALPMYPELRSDEQEIVVGAIAEFFR
- the atpA gene encoding F0F1 ATP synthase subunit alpha is translated as MAQIKADEITELLRQQIESYEQKIQVDEVGTVISLGDGIARVHGLDKVMAGELIEFPHGVAGLAMNLDEDQVGAVLLGDYTELSEGDQVKRTGKIMSVPVGKAMIGRVVNALGAPIDDKGPIETTEFLPVERLAPGVIDRQGVTEPMATGIKAIDMMIPIGRGQRELIIGDRQTGKTAILLDTIINSAKNNLICIYCAIGQKRSSVAQVVQTLEENGAMAYTIVVAATASEPAPMQYLAPFAATAIGEYFRDNGMHALVMYDDLSKHAASYREISLLLRRPPGREAYPGDVFYLHSRLLERSSKLSDKLGGGSLTALPVIETQAGDVSAYIPTNVISITDGQIFLETDLFNSGIRPAVNVGLSVSRVGFAAAYKSTKQVGATMKLDLAQYRELAAFSQFGSDLDKVTLQQLNRGQRLTELLKQPQYQPLPAEKQTAILFAGVNGLLDDVEVKDLRAFEDGFFPWIESAQPAILEEIKTKKEFDKPGVLKGKLTDAIKEYKANFLAGLKDKAVAK
- the atpD gene encoding F0F1 ATP synthase subunit beta gives rise to the protein MAENIGKVISISGPAVDVQFEESHMPPIFQALRIVSDGFTVPQPLSVIVEVQQHLGEGRVRCIAMVATEGMVRGMKAIDTGAGISVPVGRETLGRVLNVLGEPVDELGPVNAKKHMPIHRQAPAFDEQSTSEEMFETGIKVIDLIQPFLKGGKIGLFGGAGVGKTVVIQELINNVAQQHGGFSVFAGVGERTREGNDLWHEFQESGVIDINDFTKSKAALIYGQMTEPPGARLRVALTGLTVAEHFRDEEGADTLLFIDNIFRFTQAGSEVSTLLGRMPSAVGYQPNLATEMGELQERITSTKKGSITSVQAVYVPADDLTDPAPATTFAHLDATTVLSRPLSELGIYPAVDPLASTSRILSPRVVGQEHYDVAQGVKRILQRYKDLQDIIAILGIDELSEEDKITVARARKVQRFLSQPFHVAEIFTGIPGAYVKVADTVRAFKEVIEGKHDSIPEQAFYLKGGIEDVLAAAEKMKNA
- a CDS encoding ATP synthase F0 subunit B — translated: MDQILNQLGDLVLGSVPTMILFILLVIAYGLLVRRPLDKVLAERRARTSGAIEQAKGAISAAEAETKVYEDKLRAARSEIFSAREAKLKQWNAERDAALEEARTATQQRVAAARAEIERTAATARQQIEALSEALSEQVMRAVLPAGISTEATQ
- the hflX gene encoding GTPase HflX, which translates into the protein MRKKKSPQHEEEQTKRPQRRSLVEAAEAQEAAIAARERRSLTEHQQSELAVLVAVEFTADQKRKKLTTAARLARDTAALLAGEDPAAENIHDLDFDASRAEFEELARSAGATIATTIVQRRQKPDPGSLVGQGKLDEIVEIVTSTGASLVLFDHDLTPSQLRNIEARMPCHVIDRSQLILDIFARHARTREGQLQVELAQLEYQLPRLSGRGRAMSQTGGGIGTRGPGETQLETDRRKINIRIDRIKEQLEAVRRIRRQQRQRREAVPVPVVALVGYTNAGKSTLFNALTEAGVLESARMFATLDPKLRQLTLPSRRKILLSDTVGFIRNLPHQLVTSFRATLEEVERAEILLHIQDASSEMRDEQKAQVEKVLAELEVKGKTVLQVLNKIDLVGPRERENLSNIPGDILVSGLAKVGLPALIAAIDDALVVDPLIQSRLRLPQSEGAILASLEAGAVIETKRFEGNLVFLEVRGPASLLNRYRRFRERSGRETEVVA